ACCCGGGTGGACGGCGAATCGGTGACGGTGGCCGCCGGGCTCGCCGCGCGTGGCAGCAGGAATGCGGGTTCGATACCCGAATCGAGGCGCCCGTCTCGCCGGGCGGCCAGATACCGGTCGCCCAGCACGCAGAACACCACGATCAGCAGCAACGCCCAGCCGAAGGTGACCCGCAGATACTCCAGGGCGCGACCGGCACTCTGCCAGTGGTCCAGCAGCCATTTGTCGTAGGTCATGAAACCGAAGATCGCCACCCACGCGGGCCAGTTGCGCAGCACCGAATTACGCAGCACCACCGTCATGAGGAACGGGAACAGCATCATCGAGTAGTACTGCTGGCCCAGGCCGGGCAGCAGGAACGAGGCGGTCAGGATGACGCCGGCGCTGGTGCAGACGAAGAACACCTCGTCGTCGCGGCAGTACCGGTACAGCAGCCACAGCGAGATCAGCACCAGTACGCCCAGCACGATCCGGATACTCCAGGTGAGCCACGGCGGCAGGCCGTAGTACTCGGCGTTGCCGACGATGGCGCTGTTGAAGTAGTCGCGGGATTTGAGCAGGTACGGCACGGTGCGGTGGACGAAGTCCATCGGATCCTTGATCAGCGGCCAGGCGATGGCCATCAGCACGACCGGGACGCCGATCGCGGTGATGAACACCTGCCACTGCCTGCGTGCCAGCGGTATCAGCAGCAGCGGCGCGAGCGTCGGTTTCACCGCGATGGTCAATCCCATGACCAGCCCGGCCAGCAGATCGCGTCGCTGCAGCAGCAAGTGGATGAACAGCACCTCGGCCAGCAGGAGGCAGCCGTTGACATTGCCGAAGCCGAGGGTGTTGATGACGGTTTCGGAGGCGAACATCAGCAGCAGCAGCAACGGCGCGGCCACCGACTTCGTCGAGTACTTGAACAGCCGCAGCAGCAGGTACCAGGCCAGGATGATCGCGACCGCGTTCAACGCGATGAAGCACCAGCGAGATTTATCCGGATCGATCAGCGCCAGCGGCGCGACCAGCAGTGTTCCGCTCGGCGGGTACAGGTAGTGCGGATCGACGAGATCGAAGTTCTCACCGTAGATCGACCGGCCGTTGAGAAATGCCAGCGACGCCTTGTAGACGGGTGCGAAGTCGTCGGTGATGCTGAAATTGGTCCCTTTGACGATGACCTGGTGCAGCACGGTGAGTATCGCGAAGGGCCACAGTGCGAAGTTGAACACTTCGGCGGTGGTGCGAGCGGTGCGCGGCTCGAGCTGACGAAGGAACACTGGGGCACGGTACACCGGAAACCCTGGC
The genomic region above belongs to Nocardia spumae and contains:
- a CDS encoding glycosyltransferase family 87 protein, coding for MFLRQLEPRTARTTAEVFNFALWPFAILTVLHQVIVKGTNFSITDDFAPVYKASLAFLNGRSIYGENFDLVDPHYLYPPSGTLLVAPLALIDPDKSRWCFIALNAVAIILAWYLLLRLFKYSTKSVAAPLLLLLMFASETVINTLGFGNVNGCLLLAEVLFIHLLLQRRDLLAGLVMGLTIAVKPTLAPLLLIPLARRQWQVFITAIGVPVVLMAIAWPLIKDPMDFVHRTVPYLLKSRDYFNSAIVGNAEYYGLPPWLTWSIRIVLGVLVLISLWLLYRYCRDDEVFFVCTSAGVILTASFLLPGLGQQYYSMMLFPFLMTVVLRNSVLRNWPAWVAIFGFMTYDKWLLDHWQSAGRALEYLRVTFGWALLLIVVFCVLGDRYLAARRDGRLDSGIEPAFLLPRAASPAATVTDSPSTRVGSREPVPADDDAVEPPTPSEAGALR